Proteins encoded within one genomic window of Haladaptatus sp. QDMS2:
- a CDS encoding DEAD/DEAH box helicase yields the protein MSETFDIDEFYDVLEDRGRPVVTASEVARRLGISQAEATDALSQLTKDGRVESLNVETDPIVWYPRDWKETTNRERVVLFPKRREVVVDHPSQFTRAQLTQFSHLVETNRTGGYVYKLREEDIWQAPYESLGDLLRTMRQAFGERSPHLEEWVESQWERARKFRLYTHDDGYVVLEAGSADLLGNVALPKLQNGEIRARISDEEAWVANEATASVKRILYEAGYPVQDERTLEEGDDLPHELLLPLRDYQQTWVTRFLEAKSGVLVGPPGSGKTVAALGIMAAIEGETLILVPGRELAAQWKDEILLHTTLDPDQVGEYHGGKKEIRPVTIATYQTAGMDRHRILFDERRWGLIVYDEVHHIPSPIHRRSADLQTRHRLGLSATPIREDDKQQEIFTLIGPPIGTDWNALFEAGYVAEPEVEIRYVPWIDEFGLNEYGSAEGHEKRMIAASNPAKIEEVRSILDEHPGEKALIFVEYLEQGQQLSEELNIPFVSGETPHAERRRLFSQFNTGPRDALIVSRIGDEGIDLPEASVAIAASGLGGSRRQGAQRAGRTMRPVGNSRMYVLATRGTSEEDFARQRMRHLAAKGVRIVETESAAWE from the coding sequence CTGTCCGAAACCTTCGACATAGACGAGTTCTACGACGTCCTCGAAGACCGAGGCCGACCCGTCGTCACGGCGAGTGAAGTCGCCCGCCGATTGGGTATCTCCCAGGCCGAAGCCACCGACGCCCTCTCCCAACTCACGAAAGACGGCCGGGTCGAATCACTGAACGTCGAAACCGACCCCATCGTCTGGTATCCGCGCGACTGGAAGGAGACGACCAATCGCGAGCGAGTCGTCCTCTTTCCGAAACGCCGCGAAGTCGTGGTGGACCACCCCTCGCAGTTCACCCGGGCGCAGCTCACGCAGTTCTCGCACCTCGTGGAGACCAACCGCACCGGTGGCTACGTCTACAAACTCCGTGAAGAGGACATCTGGCAGGCCCCCTACGAGAGTCTCGGCGACCTCCTGCGCACCATGCGCCAGGCGTTCGGGGAACGTTCGCCCCACCTCGAAGAGTGGGTCGAAAGCCAGTGGGAGCGCGCCCGGAAGTTCCGCCTCTACACCCACGATGACGGGTACGTCGTGTTGGAAGCCGGGAGTGCGGACCTGCTCGGGAACGTCGCGCTGCCGAAACTCCAGAACGGCGAGATTCGCGCTCGCATCTCCGACGAGGAGGCGTGGGTCGCGAACGAGGCCACCGCCTCCGTCAAGCGAATTCTCTACGAGGCGGGCTACCCCGTCCAGGACGAGCGCACGCTGGAGGAGGGCGACGACCTGCCCCACGAACTCCTCCTGCCGTTGCGCGACTACCAGCAGACGTGGGTGACGCGCTTCCTCGAAGCCAAGTCGGGCGTCCTCGTCGGGCCGCCGGGCAGCGGGAAGACCGTCGCTGCACTCGGTATCATGGCCGCCATCGAGGGCGAGACGCTGATTCTGGTTCCGGGTCGAGAACTCGCCGCCCAGTGGAAAGACGAAATTCTCCTGCACACCACTCTCGACCCTGACCAGGTCGGCGAGTACCACGGCGGCAAAAAGGAGATTCGGCCCGTCACCATCGCTACCTACCAGACGGCGGGGATGGACCGCCACCGGATACTGTTCGACGAACGCCGCTGGGGCCTCATCGTCTACGACGAAGTCCACCACATCCCGAGTCCGATTCACCGCCGGAGTGCGGATTTACAGACCCGCCACCGCCTCGGTCTCTCCGCGACGCCCATCCGCGAAGACGACAAACAACAGGAGATTTTTACGCTCATCGGCCCGCCAATCGGCACCGATTGGAACGCGCTGTTCGAAGCGGGCTACGTGGCCGAACCGGAGGTCGAAATCCGCTACGTGCCGTGGATCGACGAGTTCGGCCTGAACGAATACGGAAGCGCAGAGGGCCACGAAAAGCGGATGATTGCCGCCTCGAATCCGGCGAAAATCGAGGAGGTACGGTCGATTCTCGACGAGCACCCCGGCGAGAAAGCCCTGATTTTCGTCGAGTATCTCGAACAGGGCCAGCAGTTGAGCGAGGAACTCAACATCCCGTTCGTGAGCGGTGAGACGCCTCACGCAGAGCGCCGTCGTCTCTTCTCACAGTTCAACACCGGCCCGCGCGACGCGCTCATCGTCTCTCGAATTGGTGACGAGGGTATCGACCTGCCCGAAGCGTCGGTTGCCATCGCCGCCTCCGGGCTCGGGGGGTCGCGTCGGCAGGGTGCACAGCGCGCCGGACGAACCATGCGCCCGGTGGGCAACTCGCGGATGTACGTCCTCGCCACGCGCGGCACTTCTGAGGAGGACTTCGCCCGCCAGCGGATGCGTCACCTCGCGGCGAAGGGCGTGCGAATCGTCGAAACGGAGTCGGCCGCGTGGGAGTAG